Proteins co-encoded in one Rhodococcus sp. PAMC28707 genomic window:
- a CDS encoding MFS transporter yields MSTTEKQDSRVLIPALAVTVMVVALLQTVVIPVLADIGKALNASSSAVGWTVTANLLAAAVLTPILGRLGDVRGRRPVLLGILIVVAAGSLLAALTTSLPLLILARILQGASFGLFPLAIGVLRDELPAQRLTGAMAVVSGTLGIGGGIGLVLTGLLTRDGGDYHRIFWLSLAVTLVSLVLAAVTVPKHRPAGGGGIDWLGGGVLGAGLILLLLPLSQGHEWGWASPATIGCLVASVIVFALWIVLERRVDEPLVLPSLLANRPFMITNAAGLLIGVAMFVSFLGVSGFVQTPSEVGYGFSASVLAASSVYLLPGALAGVVVAPIGGRLVHRFGGRSTLTLASLVGAVGFAFIAVLHTASWQLILGVLFINSAVSLGYAAMPALIVDEVRPDQTGVANSVNSIARSVGSSLASAVVITLLSSQLLPIGLPKESSYVIAFVIGAVGLTLSAVIVAVGLPRPGSRVDTRDSLEIEQERATSLAGEWSTVTGR; encoded by the coding sequence ATGAGCACCACCGAAAAGCAGGACAGTCGAGTACTGATCCCGGCGCTCGCAGTCACCGTGATGGTCGTCGCGCTGCTCCAAACCGTGGTTATCCCGGTACTGGCAGACATCGGCAAAGCTTTGAACGCATCTTCCTCCGCCGTCGGCTGGACGGTGACCGCGAACCTGCTGGCCGCGGCCGTCCTGACCCCGATACTCGGACGGCTCGGTGATGTACGCGGCCGACGCCCGGTGCTCCTGGGGATCCTGATCGTCGTCGCCGCGGGTTCCCTGCTGGCGGCGCTGACCACCTCGCTACCGCTGCTGATCCTCGCGCGGATTCTGCAGGGCGCGTCGTTCGGCCTTTTCCCACTCGCTATCGGGGTGCTGCGTGACGAACTACCCGCGCAGCGGCTCACCGGCGCGATGGCCGTGGTCAGCGGCACTCTCGGCATCGGTGGCGGCATCGGATTGGTTCTCACCGGGCTACTGACCCGCGACGGCGGCGACTACCACCGCATCTTCTGGCTCTCCCTCGCCGTCACCCTGGTGTCCTTGGTGCTGGCGGCGGTCACTGTCCCCAAGCATCGCCCCGCGGGCGGTGGCGGAATCGACTGGCTCGGCGGCGGCGTGCTCGGTGCCGGATTGATACTGCTGCTGCTCCCACTCTCACAGGGTCACGAGTGGGGCTGGGCCTCGCCCGCCACCATCGGCTGCCTCGTCGCATCGGTGATCGTTTTCGCGCTCTGGATTGTCCTCGAACGCCGCGTCGACGAGCCTCTGGTGCTGCCATCACTCCTGGCCAACCGCCCGTTCATGATTACGAACGCCGCCGGACTCCTCATCGGAGTCGCGATGTTCGTCTCGTTCCTCGGCGTCTCCGGGTTCGTGCAGACCCCATCGGAGGTCGGCTACGGCTTCTCGGCCAGCGTCCTCGCCGCCAGCAGTGTCTACCTTCTGCCCGGCGCGTTGGCCGGAGTGGTCGTCGCACCGATCGGTGGACGCCTCGTGCACCGTTTCGGTGGCCGCTCCACCTTGACCCTCGCGTCCCTGGTCGGCGCTGTCGGCTTCGCGTTCATCGCCGTTCTCCACACCGCAAGCTGGCAGCTCATCCTCGGAGTGCTGTTCATCAACAGCGCTGTCAGTCTCGGCTACGCAGCGATGCCCGCCCTCATCGTCGACGAGGTCCGCCCCGACCAAACCGGCGTCGCGAACAGCGTCAACTCCATCGCCCGCTCGGTCGGCAGTTCGCTGGCCAGTGCGGTGGTCATCACCCTCCTCAGCAGTCAGCTGCTCCCCATCGGGCTGCCGAAGGAGTCCTCGTACGTCATTGCCTTCGTCATCGGCGCCGTCGGACTCACACTCAGCGCCGTCATCGTCGCCGTCGGCCTGCCCCGCCCGGGCTCACGTGTCGATACCCGGGACTCCCTGGAAATCGAACAGGAACGGGCGACTTCCCTCGCCGGGGAATGGTCGACAGTCACCGGACGTTGA
- a CDS encoding type 1 glutamine amidotransferase domain-containing protein, which translates to MTSVLIVVTGSDHWTLNDGTLHPTGFWAEELLSPLSVFKDAGIPFTIATPGGVRPTVDETSLAPESTGGADESARQRAALDALDDQLAAPLKLEDVSADDYAAVYIPGGHGPMEDLAVSPVLGKLLITMLDAGKVIGSVCHGPAALLSATKPDGEWAFAGRVMSGFTNDEERQAGLADKAPWLLEDRLRAAGADLKVGPAWGPFSVVDGTVVTGQNPQSSTEVAEKIVAQLQK; encoded by the coding sequence ATGACCTCAGTACTGATCGTCGTCACCGGCTCGGACCACTGGACCCTCAACGACGGAACCCTCCATCCGACGGGATTCTGGGCTGAGGAACTGCTGAGCCCGCTGTCTGTTTTCAAAGACGCCGGCATCCCCTTCACCATTGCCACTCCCGGCGGCGTCCGCCCGACGGTCGACGAAACCAGCCTCGCCCCCGAGTCGACCGGTGGCGCAGACGAATCCGCTCGCCAGCGCGCCGCACTGGACGCGCTCGACGACCAGCTCGCAGCACCGCTGAAGCTCGAAGATGTCTCGGCCGATGACTATGCAGCGGTGTACATCCCGGGCGGGCACGGCCCGATGGAAGACCTCGCTGTCTCCCCGGTTCTCGGCAAGCTGCTCATCACGATGCTCGACGCCGGAAAGGTCATCGGCTCGGTCTGCCACGGCCCCGCTGCCCTGCTCTCCGCAACGAAGCCCGACGGCGAATGGGCATTCGCCGGACGAGTGATGTCCGGGTTCACCAACGACGAAGAGCGCCAGGCAGGCTTGGCCGACAAGGCACCGTGGCTGCTGGAGGACCGACTCCGGGCCGCTGGCGCCGATCTGAAGGTCGGGCCTGCGTGGGGACCGTTCTCCGTCGTCGACGGCACCGTCGTCACCGGCCAGAACCCGCAGTCGAGCACCGAAGTTGCCGAGAAAATCGTCGCGCAACTCCAGAAGTAA
- a CDS encoding phosphonatase-like hydrolase translates to MTIARSFDLASLDMAGTTVDEGGLVYEVLSRTVADAAGCPLPAELLAKWKGTSKLEAIAGLLDGLGASTDPKFVHEVFEDFRASLIAAYRQTPPKPVAGVPEALRALRAQGVKVALQTGYSADIADAILTGMGWTVGEGEEDTVDALVTSDLVAASRPAPYLIFRSMEATGVTDVRRVLVAGDTPNDVLAGHNAGSGIVVGVLSGSFGEDVLRKSPLTHVLPSLATVGELL, encoded by the coding sequence GTGACCATTGCACGCTCGTTCGACCTCGCCAGCCTCGATATGGCCGGTACCACCGTGGACGAGGGAGGGCTCGTGTACGAGGTGCTCTCGCGGACCGTCGCCGACGCAGCCGGCTGCCCGCTACCGGCCGAACTGCTGGCCAAGTGGAAGGGGACCAGCAAACTCGAAGCGATCGCCGGTCTACTCGACGGGCTGGGCGCGTCCACCGATCCGAAGTTCGTCCACGAAGTGTTCGAGGACTTTCGCGCGAGCCTCATCGCCGCCTACCGGCAGACCCCGCCGAAACCGGTGGCAGGCGTGCCGGAGGCGCTGCGTGCATTGCGCGCGCAGGGCGTGAAAGTGGCACTGCAGACCGGGTATTCCGCGGATATCGCCGACGCCATCCTCACCGGGATGGGCTGGACCGTCGGGGAGGGGGAGGAAGACACGGTCGACGCGCTCGTCACCTCGGACCTCGTTGCGGCGAGCCGGCCCGCGCCTTACTTGATTTTCCGCAGCATGGAGGCAACCGGAGTCACCGATGTTCGACGCGTCCTGGTGGCCGGGGACACGCCCAATGATGTTCTCGCCGGGCACAATGCGGGCTCCGGCATTGTCGTCGGAGTGCTCAGTGGTTCGTTCGGCGAGGACGTGCTCAGGAAGTCGCCGCTCACGCACGTGTTGCCGAGCCTCGCCACTGTCGGTGAATTGCTCTAG